A section of the Citrus sinensis cultivar Valencia sweet orange chromosome 8, DVS_A1.0, whole genome shotgun sequence genome encodes:
- the LOC102622712 gene encoding peptidyl-prolyl cis-trans isomerase CYP20-1, with translation MASTKFLPLTMLWAIVLLATFSSIQAKKSDQNLKEITNKVYFDVEIAGKPAGRIVMGLFGKAVPKTAENFRALCTGEKGIGKSGKPLHYKGSTFHRIIPSFMLQGGDFTLGDGRGGESIYGEKFPDENFKLKHTGPGLLSMANAGPDTNGSQFFITTVTTSWLDGRHVVFGKVLSGMDVVYKVEAEGRQNGTPKSKVVVADSGELPL, from the exons ATGGCTTCGACAAAATTTCTTCCACTCACGATGCTATGGGCTATTGTCCTGTTGGCCACTTTCTCTTCAAttcag GCGAAGAAATCGGATCAGAATTTGAAAGAAATCACAAACAAAGTTTACTTTGACGTTGAGATTGCTGGAAAACCTGCCG GACGTATTGTAATGGGTCTCTTTGGAAAGGCAGTCCCTAAAACTGCAG AAAATTTCCGAGCTTTGTGCACAG GGGAGAAAGGGATTGGCAAGAGCGGGAAGCCACTCCACTACAAGGGAAGTACGTTCCATAGGATTATTCCCAGCTTTATGCTTCAAGGAGGTGATTTCACTCTTGGTGATGGAAGAGGTGGAGAGTCAATTTATGGAGAGAAGTTCCCTGACGAAAATTTCAAACTGAAGCACACTGGCCCAG GGCTTTTGTCAATGGCAAATGCTGGTCCAGACACCAATGGTTCACAATTCTTCATTACAACTGTGACAACTAGCTG GTTGGATGGCAGGCATGTTGTATTTGGAAAGGTGCTATCGGGGATGGATGTAGTTTACAAGGTTGAAGCTGAAGGGAGGCAGAATGGCACTCCGAAGAGCAAAGTCGTCGTTGCAGACAGCGGTGAACTTCCTCTGTGA
- the LOC102622796 gene encoding E3 ubiquitin-protein ligase APD2-like isoform X1: MEEESRNHNHSQHESVPSSSISTSHSQENAVRQQQQSSGVSYRVNMSISDSSTRNDIWSCLIVLLIFWLFVTTTMIFGVYGSLELQLGPHCSRPIHTNPLFVQSIKAQELDRQTSSSLMLYGFHNSPPLDVEFTWTETHIAVVPDDGHKEWLYFLNKGSKLEISYNVKSPSSAPLSLVIARGGESLEDWIDHPSCPKTTLSWNILYGSGKIQQKISKSSDYYIAVGNLNSQQVEMQLNFTMNVLVYNASKAYYRCSLGSGLCSLSLDPLGTTSAILTSPGPTKGTSSAKWYVKLSYGPRWITYFAGLGAMTILMFLAFRYCNMCRTTSGDGTGFQATDRGSQSPPLLSHKDDGLSSWGSSYDSVSHDEQDLEDWLPVNSLEGTSLNEGEINSNPRHLQVICCDAPRDCFFLPCGHCAGCFTCGTRIAEEGGTCPICRKKIKKVRKIFTV; this comes from the exons atGGAAGAAGAATCACGTAACCATAACCATAGCCAACATGAATCCGTCCCTTCATCTTCTATTTCTACTTCACATTCCCAAGAGAATGCTGTGCGTCAGCAGCAGCAGTCTTCTGGTGTCTCTTACCGTGTCAACATGTCGATATCGGACAGCAGCACGAGGAATGATATCTGGTCTTGCCTTATTGTACTGCTCATCTTTTGGCTTTTTG TTACCACTACTATGATTTTTGGTGTCTATGGATCGTTGGAATTACAATTGGGTCCCCATTGCTCACGCCCTATACATACTAACCCCCTTTTTGTGCAATCTATTAAG GCGCAAGAACTAGACAGGCAAACATCTAGCTCATTAATGCTGTATGGGTTTCACAATTCTCCTCCACTGGATGTCGAATTCACCTGGACTGAGACACATATTGCTGTGGTTCCAGATGATGGGCATAAG GAGTGGCTATACTTCCTAAACAAGGGATCTAAATTGGAAATCTCATACAATGTAAAATCTCCAAGTTCTGCTCCTTTATCCCTTGTAATTGCCCGTG GCGGTGAAAGCCTTGAAGACTGGATTGATCATCCATCATGTCCTAAAACAACTTTGTCTTGGAATATTTTAtatg GAAGTGGTAAGATCCAGcagaaaatttccaagtctTCTGATTATTATATTGCTGTCGGTAACTTGAACTCTCAGCAAGTGGAG ATGCAATTGAATTTCACAATGAATGTCTTGGTCTATAACGCAAGCAAGGCGTATTACAGATGTTCGTTGGGAAGCGGTCTCTGCAGTCTATCCCTTGATCCTCTGGGAACAACTTCTGCAATATTAACATCTCCAGGTCCTACAAAG GGTACTTCGAGTGCTAAATGGTATGTCAAACTCTCTTATGGACCCCGATGGATCACATATTTTGCAGGATTAG GTGCTATGACCATCCTCATGTTCCTGGCCTTCAGATACTGTAACATGTGCCGGACTACTAGTGGAGATGGAACAGGATTTCAGGCAACAGATAGGGGATCACAAAGTCCTCCATTGCTTTCACACAAAGATGATGGTCTCTCTAGCTGGGGTTCATCCTATGATTCTGTATCACATGATGAGCAGGATTTGGAAGACTGGCTACCAGTAAATTCTCTTGAAGGGACTTCACTAAATGAAGGGGAAATCAACAGCAATCCCCGACATCTCCAGGTTATTTGCTGTGATGCCCCAAGAGACTGCTTCTTTCTTCCATGTGGGCACTGTGCTGGCTGTTTTACTTGTGGAACAAG GATAGCAGAAGAAGGTGGTACTTGTCCCATATGTCGCAAGAAGATCAAGAAAGTAAGAAAGATATTTACAGTTTAA
- the LOC102622796 gene encoding E3 ubiquitin-protein ligase APD2-like isoform X2: protein MIFGVYGSLELQLGPHCSRPIHTNPLFVQSIKAQELDRQTSSSLMLYGFHNSPPLDVEFTWTETHIAVVPDDGHKEWLYFLNKGSKLEISYNVKSPSSAPLSLVIARGGESLEDWIDHPSCPKTTLSWNILYGSGKIQQKISKSSDYYIAVGNLNSQQVEMQLNFTMNVLVYNASKAYYRCSLGSGLCSLSLDPLGTTSAILTSPGPTKGTSSAKWYVKLSYGPRWITYFAGLGAMTILMFLAFRYCNMCRTTSGDGTGFQATDRGSQSPPLLSHKDDGLSSWGSSYDSVSHDEQDLEDWLPVNSLEGTSLNEGEINSNPRHLQVICCDAPRDCFFLPCGHCAGCFTCGTRIAEEGGTCPICRKKIKKVRKIFTV from the exons ATGATTTTTGGTGTCTATGGATCGTTGGAATTACAATTGGGTCCCCATTGCTCACGCCCTATACATACTAACCCCCTTTTTGTGCAATCTATTAAG GCGCAAGAACTAGACAGGCAAACATCTAGCTCATTAATGCTGTATGGGTTTCACAATTCTCCTCCACTGGATGTCGAATTCACCTGGACTGAGACACATATTGCTGTGGTTCCAGATGATGGGCATAAG GAGTGGCTATACTTCCTAAACAAGGGATCTAAATTGGAAATCTCATACAATGTAAAATCTCCAAGTTCTGCTCCTTTATCCCTTGTAATTGCCCGTG GCGGTGAAAGCCTTGAAGACTGGATTGATCATCCATCATGTCCTAAAACAACTTTGTCTTGGAATATTTTAtatg GAAGTGGTAAGATCCAGcagaaaatttccaagtctTCTGATTATTATATTGCTGTCGGTAACTTGAACTCTCAGCAAGTGGAG ATGCAATTGAATTTCACAATGAATGTCTTGGTCTATAACGCAAGCAAGGCGTATTACAGATGTTCGTTGGGAAGCGGTCTCTGCAGTCTATCCCTTGATCCTCTGGGAACAACTTCTGCAATATTAACATCTCCAGGTCCTACAAAG GGTACTTCGAGTGCTAAATGGTATGTCAAACTCTCTTATGGACCCCGATGGATCACATATTTTGCAGGATTAG GTGCTATGACCATCCTCATGTTCCTGGCCTTCAGATACTGTAACATGTGCCGGACTACTAGTGGAGATGGAACAGGATTTCAGGCAACAGATAGGGGATCACAAAGTCCTCCATTGCTTTCACACAAAGATGATGGTCTCTCTAGCTGGGGTTCATCCTATGATTCTGTATCACATGATGAGCAGGATTTGGAAGACTGGCTACCAGTAAATTCTCTTGAAGGGACTTCACTAAATGAAGGGGAAATCAACAGCAATCCCCGACATCTCCAGGTTATTTGCTGTGATGCCCCAAGAGACTGCTTCTTTCTTCCATGTGGGCACTGTGCTGGCTGTTTTACTTGTGGAACAAG GATAGCAGAAGAAGGTGGTACTTGTCCCATATGTCGCAAGAAGATCAAGAAAGTAAGAAAGATATTTACAGTTTAA
- the LOC102622796 gene encoding E3 ubiquitin-protein ligase APD2-like isoform X3 → MLYGFHNSPPLDVEFTWTETHIAVVPDDGHKEWLYFLNKGSKLEISYNVKSPSSAPLSLVIARGGESLEDWIDHPSCPKTTLSWNILYGSGKIQQKISKSSDYYIAVGNLNSQQVEMQLNFTMNVLVYNASKAYYRCSLGSGLCSLSLDPLGTTSAILTSPGPTKGTSSAKWYVKLSYGPRWITYFAGLGAMTILMFLAFRYCNMCRTTSGDGTGFQATDRGSQSPPLLSHKDDGLSSWGSSYDSVSHDEQDLEDWLPVNSLEGTSLNEGEINSNPRHLQVICCDAPRDCFFLPCGHCAGCFTCGTRIAEEGGTCPICRKKIKKVRKIFTV, encoded by the exons ATGCTGTATGGGTTTCACAATTCTCCTCCACTGGATGTCGAATTCACCTGGACTGAGACACATATTGCTGTGGTTCCAGATGATGGGCATAAG GAGTGGCTATACTTCCTAAACAAGGGATCTAAATTGGAAATCTCATACAATGTAAAATCTCCAAGTTCTGCTCCTTTATCCCTTGTAATTGCCCGTG GCGGTGAAAGCCTTGAAGACTGGATTGATCATCCATCATGTCCTAAAACAACTTTGTCTTGGAATATTTTAtatg GAAGTGGTAAGATCCAGcagaaaatttccaagtctTCTGATTATTATATTGCTGTCGGTAACTTGAACTCTCAGCAAGTGGAG ATGCAATTGAATTTCACAATGAATGTCTTGGTCTATAACGCAAGCAAGGCGTATTACAGATGTTCGTTGGGAAGCGGTCTCTGCAGTCTATCCCTTGATCCTCTGGGAACAACTTCTGCAATATTAACATCTCCAGGTCCTACAAAG GGTACTTCGAGTGCTAAATGGTATGTCAAACTCTCTTATGGACCCCGATGGATCACATATTTTGCAGGATTAG GTGCTATGACCATCCTCATGTTCCTGGCCTTCAGATACTGTAACATGTGCCGGACTACTAGTGGAGATGGAACAGGATTTCAGGCAACAGATAGGGGATCACAAAGTCCTCCATTGCTTTCACACAAAGATGATGGTCTCTCTAGCTGGGGTTCATCCTATGATTCTGTATCACATGATGAGCAGGATTTGGAAGACTGGCTACCAGTAAATTCTCTTGAAGGGACTTCACTAAATGAAGGGGAAATCAACAGCAATCCCCGACATCTCCAGGTTATTTGCTGTGATGCCCCAAGAGACTGCTTCTTTCTTCCATGTGGGCACTGTGCTGGCTGTTTTACTTGTGGAACAAG GATAGCAGAAGAAGGTGGTACTTGTCCCATATGTCGCAAGAAGATCAAGAAAGTAAGAAAGATATTTACAGTTTAA
- the LOC102623006 gene encoding uncharacterized protein LOC102623006, giving the protein MVVPSRTPARSPSYLFPCVISLSVISLAALFLDYKVDDFASKTKTLAGHNLEPTPWHPFPQRTFKEESRRSQAYKIVHCTYLTCLSAMNPIPERRRVASPQKVQTCPDFFKSIHKDLEPWAKSRITMRHIMEAKRFAALRILIIRGKLYVDPYYDCVQTRAMFTIWGFLQLLRRYPGMVPDVDIMFDCMDKPVIDKKEHGSFPLPLFRYCTNDANFDIPFPDWSFWGWSEVNLQPWNEEFKDIKHGSQAKSWKEKLPFAYWKGNPDVLSPLRVELMKCNDSKLWGAEILRQNWAEEAKDGFKKSKLSNQCNHRYKIYAEGYAWSVSLKYILSCNSVALIISQQYKDFFSRGLIPKKNYFPIPSADLCRSIKSVVDWGNANPSEAEKIGKAGQDFMESLTMDRVYDYMLHLITEYSKLLDYKPAPPSSALEACVESLLCLADPKQRQNLEKAAASPSPYPPCTL; this is encoded by the exons ATGGTCGTTCCCTCAAGAACCCCAGCTCGCTCTCCCTCTTATCTCTTCCCCTGCGTCATCTCACTCTCCGTCATCTCTCTCGCCGCGCTCTTCCTCGACTACAAG GTAGATGATTTCGCTTCCAAGACAAAAACACTAGCAGGGCACAACTTAGAGCCAACGCCATGGCACCCGTTCCCCCAAAGAACATTCAAAGAGGAGTCACGACGCTCCCAGGCCTACAAAATCGTACACTGCACGTACCTGACGTGCCTCTCTGCCATGAATCCTATCCCAGAGCGACGCCGTGTTGCGTCACCCCAGAAAGTCCAAACCTGCCCAGATTTCTTTAAATCGATCCACAAAGACCTTGAGCCTTGGGCCAAGTCCCGGATAACGATGAGGCACATTATGGAAGCTAAGAGATTTGCTGCGTTGAGGATTCTGATTATTAGAGGGAAATTGTATGTTGATCCTTATTATGATTGTGTGCAGACCAGGGCTATGTTTACAATTTGGGGTTTCTTGCAGCTGCTTAGAAGGTACCCTGGGATGGTGCCTGATGTTGATATCATGTTTGATTGTATGGACAAGCCAGTTATTGATAAAAAGGAGCATGGGTCATTCCCTTTGCCACTCTTTCGGTATTGCACAAATGATGCTAACTTTGATATCCCTTTCCCTGATTGGTCTTTCTGGGGTTG GTCAGAGGTGAATTTACAACCCTGGAATGAGGAGTTCAAAGACATTAAACATGGTTCTCAAGCTAAGAGTTGGAAAGAGAAGTTGCCCTTCGCATACTGGAAAGGAAACCCAGATGTTCTCTCTCCTTTGCGGGTAGAGTTAATGAAATGTAATGACTCTAAGCTTTGGGGAGCGGAAATTTTGCGTCAG AATTGGGCGGAAGAAGCGAAAGATGGATTCAAGAAGTCTAAGCTGTCTAATCAATGTAATCATCG GTATAAAATCTACGCTGAAGGATATGCTTGGTCTGTGAgcttgaaatatattttatcatgTAATTCAGTTGCTCTAATCATTTCTCAACAGTATAAAGATTTCTTCTCCCGCGGTCTCATTCCGAAGAAAAACTATTTCCCCATCCCTAGTGCTGATCTATGTCGATCCATAAAATCTGTTGTTGACTGGGGTAATGCAAACCCATCTGAG GCGGAGAAAATAGGAAAAGCTGGACAAGATTTCATGGAAAGTTTAACTATGGATCGAGTATATGATTACATGCTTCACCTCATCACCGAGTACTCAAAGCTGCTGGATTACAAGCCAGCCCCGCCATCTTCTGCACTTGAAGCTTGTGTGGAATCCCTGCTTTGCTTGGCTGACCCAAAGCAGAGGCAGAACCTTGAAAAAGCAGCAGCTTCTCCTTCACCATACCCACCTTGTACGCTTTAG